Proteins from one Gimesia maris genomic window:
- a CDS encoding DUF58 domain-containing protein, with translation MIPREVIQKIRRVQIRTSHKVDEMLAGTWHSAFKGRGIEFEEVRPYQVGDDVRTIDWNVTARSGEPYVKLFREERELSVMLLIDLSGSQSFGTNQQTKREVVTEVGATLAMSAIKNNDKVGLTLFTDHIEKSVPARKGSRHVLRLIREMLYCEPMGTGTDIRQALEHLNRISNRKCVLFLISDFQDENYESTLKVARRQHDIVPVVISDQRESTMPNVGLIRLQDAESGEIITLDTASRSNREAYARLYRERSEARDAMFRRLRLEPLHIETGVDIVEPLRRYFHKRESRT, from the coding sequence ATGATTCCACGAGAAGTGATTCAGAAAATTCGTCGCGTGCAGATTCGTACTTCGCATAAAGTCGATGAGATGCTGGCAGGCACATGGCACTCTGCCTTCAAAGGTCGCGGCATTGAATTCGAGGAAGTTCGTCCGTACCAGGTAGGCGACGATGTTCGCACCATTGACTGGAATGTTACTGCCCGCAGCGGCGAACCCTACGTGAAGCTGTTCCGTGAAGAACGCGAGCTTTCGGTGATGTTGCTGATCGATCTGAGTGGGTCACAAAGTTTCGGGACCAATCAACAGACCAAGCGGGAAGTTGTGACAGAGGTAGGGGCAACACTTGCCATGTCTGCCATCAAAAATAATGACAAAGTCGGACTCACGCTCTTTACGGACCATATTGAAAAGAGTGTCCCGGCTCGCAAAGGTTCGCGGCATGTGCTGCGTCTGATTCGAGAGATGCTGTACTGTGAACCGATGGGGACAGGAACCGATATACGACAGGCATTGGAACACCTCAACCGGATTTCGAACCGTAAGTGCGTCCTTTTCCTGATCAGCGATTTCCAGGATGAGAATTATGAATCCACATTGAAGGTCGCCCGTCGACAACATGATATTGTCCCGGTGGTCATTTCTGATCAACGGGAATCCACAATGCCGAATGTCGGCCTGATACGACTGCAAGACGCCGAGAGCGGAGAAATCATCACCCTCGACACAGCCAGCCGCAGCAACCGCGAAGCATATGCCCGCCTGTATCGAGAGCGATCAGAAGCGCGGGATGCGATGTTTCGTCGTCTGCGGTTAGAGCCACTTCATATCGAAACCGGTGTCGATATCGTGGAACCTCTACGTCGATATTTTCATAAACGGGAGAGCCGAACATGA
- a CDS encoding AAA family ATPase translates to MSSPSTTNNHHAETKDRIKLLTGEIETHSEPFRRIVGQVNQVLVGQEKLVHRMLIGLLTRGHLLIEGVPGLAKTTAVASLAQAINTGFQRLQFTPDLLPADLIGTQVYRPQDQTFVVQKGPIFSNLILADEINRAPAKVQSALLEAMQERQVTIGGETFPLEEPFLIMATQNPVEQEGTYPLPEAQSDRFMLKVVVDYPNRDEELQILRRMSKTATHVEIVPVTSPAEIMHARNLIDEIYVDSKIENYIVDLVMATRKPEAYGLNLDGLIQFGGSPRATINLTLAAKANAFLAGRGYVKPDDVKEIALDVLRHRVMITYEAEAEDRTSESIVNEILAHIPTP, encoded by the coding sequence ATGTCGAGTCCATCCACCACAAACAATCATCATGCCGAGACCAAGGATCGGATCAAACTCTTGACCGGGGAGATTGAAACTCACAGCGAGCCGTTTCGACGGATTGTGGGACAAGTCAATCAGGTACTTGTCGGCCAGGAAAAGCTGGTGCACCGCATGTTGATCGGATTATTGACGCGCGGACATCTCCTGATCGAAGGTGTTCCGGGACTGGCCAAGACCACTGCTGTGGCAAGTCTGGCGCAAGCGATTAATACCGGCTTTCAACGCTTACAGTTTACCCCTGATCTATTGCCAGCCGACCTGATTGGCACACAGGTCTACCGTCCGCAGGATCAAACGTTTGTTGTTCAGAAAGGTCCGATCTTTTCAAACCTGATTCTCGCTGATGAAATCAACCGCGCCCCGGCCAAAGTGCAGAGTGCGTTGCTGGAAGCAATGCAGGAGCGACAGGTTACCATCGGCGGAGAAACGTTTCCACTTGAAGAACCGTTCCTGATCATGGCGACACAGAATCCTGTCGAACAGGAAGGGACTTACCCCCTGCCCGAAGCGCAAAGTGATCGCTTCATGTTGAAGGTGGTGGTCGACTATCCAAATCGGGATGAAGAGTTGCAGATCCTGCGCCGCATGAGTAAAACCGCCACGCACGTCGAGATCGTACCGGTCACCTCACCCGCTGAAATTATGCACGCCCGTAATTTGATTGATGAAATCTATGTCGATTCGAAAATCGAAAACTACATCGTCGATCTGGTCATGGCGACACGCAAACCGGAAGCCTACGGGTTGAACCTGGATGGCTTGATTCAGTTCGGCGGTTCACCCCGCGCTACGATCAATCTGACACTGGCAGCGAAGGCGAATGCTTTCCTGGCTGGGCGCGGATATGTGAAACCGGACGATGTCAAAGAGATCGCTTTGGATGTCCTGCGTCATCGCGTGATGATCACCTATGAAGCAGAAGCGGAAGACCGTACCAGCGAATCGATCGTCAATGAGATCCTGGCACACATTCCTACGCCGTAG
- a CDS encoding flavohemoglobin expression-modulating QEGLA motif protein, translated as MSEIVTGEEAADKLRTHSFIHPALRSQIQQLDERLLKLAKPILVLKYLNWPDASEARFLKDWRDGCPALPEVELQIPDWKDEIAALDAFVTESQGEDPILQFLRRTAASYAEAGRMLMAVGTSEFTERSINLYGRPDEVYATQSLTGVNAAAFLLEKTDHLNQGTYIAPVNADLPADQFADRLRQAVQAYFTDDAVTVVVDNQLSSKAIAGSTRIRIRESAMFSDLDFDQLYNHEALIHMATAINGRRQLNLKSLQLGAPRTTRTQEGIAVFAEIATRSMDINRLRRLALRIQVLKNALEGADFIECFKQFLEAGQDELEAYKSTQRIFRGGDVRGHSAFTKDCAYLKGVMETHVLLNVAIRDNQPQVIERLFAGRLALSDAITLEPYFESGFLQSPHYLPPWARDTRRLAALLAYSSFMMSVDLGAVTLNRFVDFSNRVESE; from the coding sequence ATGTCAGAAATCGTAACAGGCGAAGAGGCCGCCGATAAACTGCGAACGCATTCGTTCATACACCCGGCACTGAGATCGCAAATTCAACAACTTGATGAGCGCCTGCTGAAACTGGCAAAGCCAATCCTGGTTCTGAAATATCTAAACTGGCCTGATGCGAGTGAAGCCAGGTTCCTGAAAGACTGGAGAGACGGCTGTCCTGCGTTACCGGAAGTGGAACTGCAGATCCCCGACTGGAAAGATGAGATCGCCGCGTTAGATGCGTTCGTGACTGAAAGCCAGGGGGAAGATCCGATCCTGCAGTTTTTAAGGCGGACAGCAGCCAGTTATGCCGAAGCAGGGCGGATGCTGATGGCGGTCGGAACATCGGAATTTACAGAGCGTTCGATTAATCTTTATGGCCGACCTGATGAAGTCTATGCGACACAGTCGCTGACGGGCGTGAATGCTGCCGCGTTTCTACTGGAAAAAACGGATCATCTCAACCAGGGAACATACATCGCGCCTGTGAATGCTGATCTCCCCGCCGATCAATTTGCTGACAGATTACGGCAGGCGGTCCAGGCGTATTTTACAGATGATGCTGTTACAGTGGTTGTCGATAATCAACTTTCCTCCAAAGCGATTGCTGGCTCAACACGCATCCGAATTCGTGAATCAGCGATGTTTTCCGACCTCGATTTCGATCAGCTCTACAACCATGAGGCACTGATTCATATGGCCACAGCGATTAATGGCAGGCGACAGCTGAATCTGAAAAGCCTTCAACTGGGTGCCCCCCGAACGACCCGTACCCAGGAAGGGATCGCGGTGTTTGCGGAGATCGCGACACGTTCGATGGATATCAACCGATTGCGTCGACTGGCATTACGAATTCAGGTTCTGAAAAATGCACTGGAGGGCGCTGATTTTATAGAATGTTTCAAACAGTTCCTGGAGGCAGGCCAGGATGAGCTGGAAGCTTATAAATCTACGCAGAGAATCTTCCGCGGAGGGGATGTTCGCGGGCATTCTGCCTTTACCAAAGATTGCGCCTACCTCAAGGGGGTGATGGAGACGCACGTGCTGTTGAACGTGGCAATCCGCGATAATCAGCCGCAGGTCATCGAACGCTTATTCGCAGGGAGACTGGCATTAAGTGATGCCATCACCCTGGAACCTTATTTTGAATCAGGCTTCCTGCAGAGTCCACATTATCTCCCGCCCTGGGCACGCGATACCCGTCGCCTGGCAGCGCTGCTTGCCTACTCGTCTTTTATGATGAGTGTTGATCTGGGTGCAGTGACCTTGAATCGATTTGTCGATTTTTCCAATCGAGTAGAATCAGAATGA
- a CDS encoding zinc-binding metallopeptidase family protein has protein sequence MLNIFESVTRRLVEVWKSDEQSGQRSASSCRCGRPVYFQNSVCLGCQAPLGYAPSLQQLRSMTAGPDSGTWVLDGDPGQATIWKRCKNFDSPAGCNWLVQADEDQTLCRSCRLNHTIPNLADSDNRLWWRKIENAKRRLVAQLLNLGLPIESKVSEDPKHGVMFDFLRSTEQKSRVITGHSDGLIILNIEEADDSIREKMRKEMHEPYRTLLGHLRHEIGHYYWDRLVAVDKTWLEKYRDLFGDEREDYAAALKRNYEQGPPANWAEKHITSYASVHPWEDWAECWAHYLHVVDSLDTALRFGLRGEDVEQAVEPFTVNDLYDPKAPDAERVILLVNSWVQLTTVLNELARSMGHQDFYPFVMSRTVLRKMHFIQMIVKEARDGTSPVVEHH, from the coding sequence ATGCTTAACATATTCGAATCGGTCACCAGACGCCTGGTTGAAGTCTGGAAGTCTGACGAGCAGTCGGGACAGAGAAGCGCATCCAGTTGTCGCTGCGGGCGTCCTGTTTATTTCCAGAACAGCGTCTGCCTGGGCTGTCAGGCGCCGCTGGGATATGCACCTTCATTACAACAGCTTCGCTCGATGACAGCAGGCCCGGATTCGGGTACCTGGGTGCTTGACGGAGATCCCGGACAGGCGACCATCTGGAAACGCTGTAAAAACTTTGACTCCCCGGCCGGGTGTAACTGGCTGGTGCAGGCTGACGAAGACCAGACACTCTGCCGATCCTGCCGGTTGAACCACACAATTCCCAACCTGGCTGACTCCGATAATCGTCTGTGGTGGCGTAAAATTGAAAATGCCAAACGGCGCCTCGTCGCACAATTATTAAATCTCGGCTTACCGATTGAATCGAAAGTGAGTGAGGACCCCAAACACGGAGTCATGTTCGACTTTCTACGATCGACAGAGCAGAAGTCGCGCGTGATTACCGGGCACTCCGATGGTTTGATTATCTTGAATATCGAAGAAGCGGATGACTCCATTCGAGAGAAAATGCGCAAAGAAATGCATGAGCCCTATCGCACACTCCTGGGTCATTTACGACACGAAATCGGCCATTATTACTGGGACCGACTCGTCGCAGTAGACAAAACCTGGCTGGAGAAATACCGTGACCTGTTTGGAGATGAGCGGGAAGACTATGCAGCCGCGCTCAAACGAAATTATGAGCAGGGACCTCCTGCGAACTGGGCTGAAAAGCATATCACCTCTTACGCCTCGGTTCACCCGTGGGAAGACTGGGCCGAATGCTGGGCTCATTATCTGCATGTGGTGGACAGCCTGGATACCGCCCTCCGTTTTGGATTGCGGGGCGAGGACGTCGAACAGGCAGTCGAACCCTTCACTGTGAACGATCTCTATGATCCGAAAGCCCCTGATGCCGAACGGGTGATCCTGCTGGTCAACTCGTGGGTTCAGCTTACCACAGTGCTGAACGAACTGGCGCGCAGCATGGGTCATCAGGATTTCTATCCGTTTGTCATGTCCCGCACCGTACTTCGCAAAATGCACTTTATTCAGATGATTGTAAAAGAGGCCCGTGATGGAACATCGCCCGTGGTGGAACACCATTGA